Proteins from one Mesorhizobium sp. M9A.F.Ca.ET.002.03.1.2 genomic window:
- a CDS encoding cold-shock protein, giving the protein MATGTVKWFNSTKGFGFIQPDNGGQDVFVHISAVERAGLSTLNEGQKINYEVEQDRRTGKSSAGSLSKAG; this is encoded by the coding sequence ATGGCGACTGGAACGGTGAAGTGGTTCAACAGCACCAAGGGTTTTGGTTTTATTCAGCCCGACAACGGCGGTCAGGATGTCTTTGTCCACATTTCCGCTGTTGAACGAGCGGGCCTGTCGACCCTTAATGAGGGCCAGAAGATAAACTACGAGGTCGAACAGGATCGCCGCACCGGCAAGTCCTCTGCAGGCAGCCTCAGCAAGGCTGGCTAA
- a CDS encoding MucR family transcriptional regulator, with translation MTEEAHNTDILIELTADVVSAYVSNNPVPAGELPALIAQVHGALKGTAGLIPAEEPVPVKKPAVPIKKSIEPDYIISLEDGKKFKSLKRHLSTHYGLTPDEYRAKWGLPSDYPMVAPNYAATRSALAKTIGLGRKPKEPEAPVPAPAKRTRKKVAA, from the coding sequence ATGACAGAAGAAGCCCACAACACCGACATCCTCATCGAGCTCACTGCCGATGTTGTATCAGCCTACGTCTCCAACAACCCCGTCCCGGCGGGGGAGCTTCCTGCCCTGATCGCCCAAGTGCACGGGGCTCTAAAAGGCACGGCCGGACTAATACCGGCAGAAGAGCCTGTGCCTGTGAAAAAACCTGCTGTCCCGATCAAAAAGTCGATCGAACCGGACTACATCATTAGCCTTGAAGACGGCAAGAAATTCAAATCGCTAAAGCGCCATCTGTCGACGCACTATGGTCTGACCCCGGACGAATATCGCGCCAAATGGGGTCTGCCGTCGGATTATCCGATGGTGGCGCCGAACTACGCCGCTACGCGCTCCGCCTTGGCCAAGACCATAGGACTCGGCCGCAAACCGAAAGAGCCGGAAGCCCCGGTGCCGGCGCCGGCGAAACGGACCCGCAAAAAGGTCGCAGCCTAA
- a CDS encoding NAD-dependent succinate-semialdehyde dehydrogenase, translating into MPLCLPMIRRLKSPHLFGAIDRLPALGRPVGNKTFEVVNPSTGEVLAELPDMGVEETRAAVDKAYVAQSGWAALTARERSDVLWRWHQLIIDQAGDLAAILTAEMGKPLAEAMSEVSHAAAYLQWYAEEANRVYGETISAPSTDRRMLVIKQPIGVVGTITPWNFPASMVARKISPALAAGCTIVLKPAEQTPLVAGAMFALAHQAGFPDGVVNLIYASEGDRVGRELCTNSKIRKISFTGSTEVGRLLMRQCSDQIKKVSLELGGNAPFIIFDDADIDAAVDGAIQAKFRNAGQTCVSANRIYVQSSVHDEFVKKFVEKVRHLSVGDGFGAGVDIGPLIDRHALAKIESHIADAIAKGGTIRCGGQRIGKNGTFFEPTVLTEISSVMAVAQEETFGPLAPIIRFNDADQVVREANDTIYGLAAYFYASNLKRVWRVAEALEYGMVGINTGRMSSEAAPFGGIKQSGIGREGSRHGLEDYLEMKYLCMGGI; encoded by the coding sequence TTGCCCCTGTGCCTGCCGATGATCCGCCGTCTGAAATCCCCGCACCTGTTTGGAGCCATCGACCGCCTGCCGGCACTTGGCAGACCGGTTGGCAATAAGACGTTCGAGGTCGTCAATCCGTCGACCGGCGAAGTTTTGGCAGAGCTTCCTGATATGGGCGTGGAGGAGACACGTGCTGCGGTAGACAAGGCCTATGTTGCGCAGTCGGGGTGGGCCGCGTTGACTGCCCGAGAGCGTAGCGACGTTCTTTGGCGATGGCATCAGCTGATCATCGACCAGGCAGGCGATCTCGCCGCGATTCTGACTGCGGAAATGGGCAAGCCGCTTGCCGAAGCCATGTCAGAGGTATCGCATGCGGCGGCGTATCTGCAATGGTATGCCGAGGAGGCCAATCGCGTCTATGGCGAGACGATCTCGGCACCCTCGACAGACCGCCGAATGCTAGTGATCAAGCAGCCCATCGGCGTTGTTGGCACGATCACGCCATGGAATTTCCCGGCCTCCATGGTGGCGCGCAAAATCTCGCCGGCCTTGGCTGCGGGCTGCACGATCGTGCTCAAGCCCGCTGAACAGACGCCGCTCGTGGCTGGCGCAATGTTCGCCCTTGCCCATCAGGCCGGCTTTCCCGATGGCGTGGTCAACCTGATCTATGCGTCCGAAGGTGATCGCGTCGGCCGTGAACTCTGCACCAATTCCAAGATCCGCAAGATCAGCTTCACCGGTTCGACCGAGGTCGGGCGGCTGCTGATGCGTCAGTGCTCTGACCAGATCAAGAAGGTTAGCCTTGAGCTCGGCGGCAACGCACCTTTCATCATCTTCGATGATGCCGACATCGACGCTGCTGTTGACGGTGCGATCCAGGCGAAGTTTCGCAATGCCGGCCAGACCTGCGTTTCGGCGAACCGTATTTACGTCCAATCGAGCGTTCACGATGAGTTCGTCAAGAAATTCGTGGAGAAAGTCCGGCACTTGTCGGTTGGCGACGGATTCGGTGCCGGAGTAGACATCGGACCGCTCATCGACAGGCATGCTCTGGCCAAGATCGAGTCTCACATCGCAGATGCCATTGCGAAAGGCGGCACAATACGATGTGGGGGCCAACGTATCGGCAAGAATGGCACGTTTTTCGAACCCACGGTCCTCACCGAGATTTCCAGCGTCATGGCAGTCGCGCAAGAGGAGACATTCGGGCCGCTGGCGCCGATCATTCGCTTCAACGATGCGGACCAGGTCGTGCGCGAGGCCAATGACACGATCTACGGCCTCGCCGCATACTTCTATGCCTCAAACCTGAAGCGGGTCTGGCGTGTGGCAGAGGCTCTGGAATATGGCATGGTTGGCATCAACACGGGACGCATGTCCTCGGAGGCGGCACCGTTTGGCGGTATCAAACAATCCGGCATCGGGCGGGAGGGTTCCCGCCATGGCCTCGAGGACTATCTGGAAATGAAATATCTTTGCATGGGCGGGATTTGA
- a CDS encoding tetratricopeptide repeat protein, with the protein MKFVRNTVSPSPMFLRRSSLLFAVLAILPLGGCASWQKPALSVQETSSPELLSADQIDPAMRERILREVGQDVQERALRDEVKQHPDNVDAAIRLTKALVAQKRPHEAVEVLDSVLVAAPANVRALNAKGVILDIEGRHDAAQALYRRALETEPGNQMVQHNFNLSLALTASPNSQG; encoded by the coding sequence ATGAAATTTGTTAGAAATACAGTTTCTCCATCGCCTATGTTTCTGCGCCGGAGCTCACTTCTTTTTGCCGTACTCGCCATTCTGCCTTTGGGCGGTTGCGCCAGCTGGCAAAAGCCCGCTCTTTCCGTGCAGGAGACATCTTCCCCAGAGTTGCTCAGCGCCGATCAAATCGATCCGGCTATGCGCGAACGCATTTTGCGCGAAGTTGGTCAGGATGTTCAAGAGCGGGCTTTGCGGGATGAGGTGAAGCAGCACCCGGACAATGTTGATGCGGCGATACGGCTTACAAAAGCCTTGGTGGCCCAGAAGCGCCCGCACGAAGCGGTTGAGGTGCTCGACAGCGTCTTGGTTGCAGCCCCAGCAAACGTACGTGCATTGAATGCGAAGGGCGTGATCTTGGACATTGAGGGGCGGCATGACGCGGCACAGGCCCTGTATCGGCGAGCTCTCGAAACCGAGCCAGGGAATCAGATGGTGCAGCATAACTTCAATCTGTCGCTTGCCTTAACGGCAAGTCCGAACAGCCAAGGTTAG
- a CDS encoding nodulation protein NopA, translating to MAAVDNNKKSGNTNTSSAGNTDKTNSGTPGNTSGADATAFQAQVQELTNVSLEATKRSVQLRTLTTNLQTIKKAADERVS from the coding sequence ATGGCTGCAGTTGATAATAATAAGAAATCAGGCAATACCAATACCAGTAGCGCCGGCAATACCGATAAAACTAACAGTGGCACTCCCGGCAATACAAGCGGAGCTGATGCTACTGCTTTTCAGGCGCAAGTGCAAGAACTAACCAATGTTAGCTTGGAGGCGACGAAAAGGAGTGTCCAGTTGCGCACTCTAACGACCAATCTCCAGACCATCAAGAAGGCCGCCGACGAACGCGTTTCGTAA
- a CDS encoding DUF2285 domain-containing protein, translating into MLPVIAERLPASSPTPPFELSALPCRATVLLAPDKSQHVLLRNADHALQLAVSGANILHPVCLHTQAIWPAVLLKHRLRGLECLNALSLGQQLPPRLFAPEKRGVRLSFVLRALDGSLAGAPHRELAEVLIGQRRVHADWADPRDHLRDRIRRAVSRGRALMNGGYRDFLI; encoded by the coding sequence GTGCTGCCGGTCATTGCGGAACGGTTGCCTGCCTCGTCGCCGACACCGCCGTTCGAACTCTCGGCATTGCCCTGTCGTGCAACCGTCCTGCTGGCGCCCGACAAGAGCCAGCATGTTCTTCTTCGCAATGCGGACCACGCGCTGCAGCTCGCCGTCTCGGGCGCGAATATCCTCCACCCTGTTTGCCTGCATACGCAAGCCATCTGGCCCGCGGTGCTTTTAAAGCATCGACTGAGGGGACTGGAGTGCCTCAATGCTCTCAGTCTAGGGCAACAGTTGCCCCCCCGCTTGTTTGCGCCGGAAAAGCGCGGCGTCCGTTTGTCCTTCGTTCTTCGTGCGCTCGACGGTTCGCTCGCCGGAGCACCTCATCGCGAGCTCGCCGAAGTTCTCATCGGTCAACGGCGCGTCCATGCTGACTGGGCGGATCCTCGCGATCATCTGCGCGACCGCATCCGTCGGGCCGTCTCGCGTGGCCGCGCGCTCATGAATGGTGGCTACAGAGATTTCCTAATTTGA
- a CDS encoding EscU/YscU/HrcU family type III secretion system export apparatus switch protein — protein MSDTSEEKTHAASPKKLSEARKKGQLPRSSDFVRAVGTCAGLGYLWLRGSVIEDKCREALLLATKLQSLPFDTAVPQALVVLVQLTVAAVGPLLGTLVAAVILASLLANGGFVFSLEPMKLSFKKIDPFEGLKRLGSARSMVEVCKTMFKVLVLSATFSIVLLGMWKTMVPLPICGMGCVGLIFMETKLLMGIGAGALLVGGLIDLLLQRALYLREMRMTNTEVTRESKDQQGAPELKGEQRRIREEAADEPALGVHRATLVLTGRAVLIGLRYVRGETGVPFLVCRAEGERVSHVLSEARALRLTIVHDHVLARQLISTTKLGHAVPMQYFQPVAKAFFAAGLA, from the coding sequence ATGAGCGACACAAGTGAAGAGAAGACACACGCCGCCAGCCCGAAGAAGTTAAGTGAAGCGCGCAAAAAAGGACAGCTGCCACGTAGCTCCGATTTCGTCCGCGCGGTCGGGACTTGCGCTGGGCTCGGCTACCTTTGGCTAAGAGGCAGCGTGATCGAGGACAAATGCCGGGAAGCGCTCCTATTAGCCACCAAGTTGCAGAGCCTACCTTTCGATACCGCGGTGCCGCAGGCATTGGTTGTGCTCGTCCAACTCACCGTCGCGGCTGTTGGCCCGCTGCTTGGAACCCTCGTCGCCGCGGTGATTTTGGCCAGCCTGCTAGCCAATGGTGGATTTGTCTTCTCTCTGGAGCCGATGAAGCTCAGCTTTAAGAAAATTGACCCCTTTGAAGGGCTGAAGCGCTTGGGGTCTGCTCGTTCCATGGTCGAAGTCTGCAAGACCATGTTCAAGGTATTGGTTCTCAGCGCAACCTTTTCCATTGTCCTTCTCGGGATGTGGAAGACAATGGTCCCTCTGCCGATCTGCGGCATGGGCTGTGTTGGCCTCATCTTTATGGAGACAAAATTGCTGATGGGAATTGGCGCCGGCGCACTGCTGGTCGGCGGACTGATCGATCTCCTGCTCCAGCGCGCGTTGTATCTGCGCGAAATGCGCATGACCAATACCGAAGTGACGCGCGAGTCGAAGGATCAGCAAGGAGCGCCAGAGTTGAAAGGTGAACAGCGTCGCATCCGCGAGGAGGCGGCCGACGAGCCTGCGCTTGGCGTGCATCGCGCCACGCTGGTCTTAACAGGAAGGGCGGTCCTGATCGGTCTGCGTTACGTTCGCGGTGAAACCGGGGTGCCGTTCTTAGTTTGCCGTGCCGAAGGTGAGCGCGTTTCACATGTGTTGAGTGAGGCGCGGGCACTACGCCTGACGATCGTCCATGACCATGTCTTAGCGCGTCAGCTGATAAGCACTACAAAACTCGGCCACGCGGTTCCTATGCAATATTTCCAGCCTGTCGCGAAAGCATTCTTTGCCGCAGGCTTGGCCTAG
- the sctT gene encoding type III secretion system export apparatus subunit SctT has protein sequence MDAPSADIQILIQTALELVVAAGLGAARAMGIMLIFPVFTRSQISGLIRGCLAVGFALPCLAHVSGGLPALDSDTRLIQLTLLGFKEVFVGVLLGTFLGIPLWGLQAAGELIDNQRGISSPTASADPATNSQASAMGVFLGITAIAIFVGSGGLETLISVLYRSYLIWPVYQFHPTLSGPGAMELLGLLDRIMRTALLVSGPVVFFLILIDISMMLLRRFAPQFKASQLSPAIKNIVFPVLMVTYAAYLVESMKLEVTQANGALEWFDKLLP, from the coding sequence ATGGACGCGCCATCGGCCGATATTCAAATTCTGATCCAGACGGCTCTCGAACTCGTCGTTGCGGCAGGTCTTGGGGCAGCCCGCGCGATGGGCATCATGCTGATCTTTCCCGTATTCACACGCTCGCAGATCAGTGGGCTGATCCGGGGCTGTTTGGCTGTTGGCTTCGCACTACCATGCCTGGCACACGTCAGCGGCGGATTGCCGGCGCTGGATTCTGATACACGCCTGATCCAGCTAACCCTGCTCGGATTCAAGGAAGTTTTTGTCGGTGTACTCCTTGGCACTTTTCTTGGCATTCCGCTTTGGGGCCTTCAGGCTGCCGGGGAGCTTATCGACAACCAACGCGGCATCAGCAGCCCGACCGCTTCGGCCGATCCCGCGACGAACAGTCAGGCTTCCGCGATGGGCGTTTTTCTGGGGATCACTGCGATTGCCATATTCGTCGGATCAGGAGGCCTGGAAACTTTGATCAGTGTCCTGTACCGCAGCTACTTGATCTGGCCGGTGTATCAGTTTCACCCGACACTGAGCGGGCCAGGAGCAATGGAGTTGTTGGGGCTTCTCGACCGCATAATGCGCACGGCATTATTGGTATCGGGGCCTGTCGTGTTCTTCCTGATACTGATTGATATATCGATGATGCTGCTGCGTCGCTTTGCCCCGCAATTTAAGGCGAGCCAACTGTCTCCGGCAATCAAGAACATTGTCTTTCCAGTTCTCATGGTCACCTACGCTGCCTATCTGGTGGAGAGCATGAAACTGGAGGTCACACAAGCCAACGGCGCGCTGGAGTGGTTCGACAAATTGCTGCCATGA
- a CDS encoding Effector protein NopP yields MYGRIGSSDSYRAHNAGEQSDAGSEGFADTFARMHLSGSEGSGASSSAAPQAYSLNSRPPVVEINRTSFRRQVRQFHGDEITHIADNPQEYSEFVSSRARRTADVAQQYGIRRDTEHARYFSYQLGDRSAGLLRMEGGFSMNEFESESWREQFPGRTEVTSIVDLQVAHPLVENAGDILLEHQLRIDGDRPLLNWRAANPEAQARAQTMGFVEVDHGDLVLDPTQHPDKWTKNSAGEWQRAGKPPLYLHKTEDSDSSDSGSDDDFM; encoded by the coding sequence ATGTATGGTCGAATTGGCTCATCCGATAGTTACCGCGCGCATAATGCCGGCGAGCAATCGGATGCAGGAAGCGAAGGGTTCGCGGACACATTTGCCCGAATGCACTTATCCGGATCGGAAGGTAGCGGCGCCTCATCATCGGCGGCTCCCCAAGCATACTCCCTCAATTCCCGACCTCCTGTGGTGGAGATCAACAGGACTTCCTTCAGGAGACAGGTGAGGCAATTTCATGGTGATGAAATCACGCACATCGCCGACAATCCTCAAGAGTATTCGGAGTTCGTATCGTCACGAGCCAGGCGCACCGCGGACGTTGCTCAGCAATATGGCATCCGTCGAGATACGGAGCACGCGCGATATTTCAGTTACCAATTGGGAGACCGGAGTGCCGGACTGCTGAGAATGGAAGGCGGATTCAGCATGAACGAGTTCGAATCGGAAAGTTGGCGGGAACAATTTCCTGGTCGAACTGAGGTCACTTCCATAGTGGATCTTCAAGTCGCCCATCCGCTCGTCGAAAATGCGGGCGATATTCTGCTGGAGCATCAACTTCGGATAGACGGCGACCGACCGTTGCTGAATTGGCGTGCGGCTAATCCGGAAGCACAAGCGCGCGCGCAGACGATGGGGTTTGTTGAAGTGGATCATGGCGACCTGGTGCTTGACCCTACGCAGCATCCCGACAAATGGACGAAGAACAGTGCCGGTGAGTGGCAGCGTGCAGGCAAACCTCCACTCTATCTCCACAAAACCGAGGACAGCGACAGCAGCGATAGCGGGTCTGACGACGATTTCATGTGA
- a CDS encoding pitrilysin family protein, which translates to MTLGAQPHAAMNIQEVKSEKGMIAWLVEDHTVEIVNIGFAFNGGITQDPVGKEGMANLMAGLFIEGAGNYDSDAFQMKLDDAGAEMGLEAQRHYICGSVCMLPKQQDAAFGLLRLALNAPRFDQGPIDRVRAEIVSDIVGSERDPDAIAQRRWLRAIYGTHPFSRPGEGTKESLAGITPSDLLAFHKAIFARDGLHIAVVGDIDANTLRERLDQLFGDLPEQQTLAPVADVVPKLGQLVEENCDLPQTSLRLAWPGVKRSAPDHFATVLMNDILGGSGMTSRLFEEVREKRGLAYHVSSELTLDKLLVTTETRSDCAAQTLSIVRDVVKQMAQQGPTGAELKAAKKHLIGTYAIDRLGSTSSIADRLLDLQIHKADVDYNQRRARSIGRVTLKQVKAAAKKLLSAEPAILVVGPPLGGKDE; encoded by the coding sequence ATGACGCTCGGCGCTCAGCCCCATGCTGCGATGAACATCCAGGAGGTGAAGTCCGAAAAGGGCATGATCGCCTGGCTGGTGGAGGACCACACAGTGGAAATCGTCAACATCGGCTTTGCCTTCAACGGCGGCATCACGCAGGACCCGGTCGGGAAGGAGGGGATGGCCAATCTGATGGCCGGCCTGTTCATCGAAGGCGCCGGTAATTACGACAGCGATGCCTTCCAGATGAAGCTCGACGATGCCGGCGCCGAGATGGGTTTGGAGGCGCAAAGACACTACATCTGCGGATCGGTGTGCATGCTTCCCAAACAGCAGGACGCCGCGTTCGGCCTGCTTCGGCTCGCACTCAACGCGCCGCGCTTCGACCAGGGGCCGATCGATCGCGTCCGCGCCGAGATTGTCTCCGACATCGTCGGCAGCGAGCGCGACCCTGACGCAATCGCTCAGCGCAGATGGCTGCGCGCGATCTATGGCACGCATCCTTTTTCGAGGCCGGGAGAAGGCACAAAAGAGAGCCTCGCCGGCATCACGCCGTCCGACCTCCTCGCCTTCCACAAGGCGATTTTCGCTCGCGACGGGCTCCATATTGCCGTGGTCGGTGACATTGATGCAAACACGCTGAGGGAAAGGCTCGACCAGCTGTTTGGTGACTTGCCTGAGCAACAAACCCTCGCCCCCGTCGCCGATGTCGTACCGAAGCTCGGCCAACTGGTGGAGGAGAACTGCGACCTGCCGCAGACTTCGCTGCGATTGGCCTGGCCTGGCGTGAAGCGTAGCGCGCCGGATCACTTCGCCACCGTGCTGATGAATGACATCCTCGGCGGCTCGGGCATGACTTCCCGCCTTTTCGAGGAGGTGCGCGAAAAACGCGGCCTTGCCTATCACGTCAGCTCTGAACTGACCCTTGACAAGCTTCTGGTTACGACAGAGACACGCTCGGACTGCGCCGCCCAAACGCTGAGCATCGTGCGAGATGTGGTAAAGCAGATGGCGCAGCAAGGACCGACCGGGGCCGAGCTCAAGGCGGCGAAGAAGCACCTGATCGGCACCTATGCCATTGACCGTCTGGGCTCGACCAGCTCGATTGCAGACCGGCTCCTGGATTTGCAGATTCACAAGGCCGACGTCGACTACAACCAGCGTCGCGCCCGCAGCATCGGTCGGGTGACGCTCAAACAGGTCAAGGCGGCGGCCAAGAAGCTGCTTTCGGCCGAGCCCGCCATTTTGGTGGTCGGCCCGCCGCTGGGCGGCAAGGATGAGTAA
- a CDS encoding EscD/YscD/HrpQ family type III secretion system periplasmic domain-containing protein, translating into MDDAVSLRFEVLSGLYCGLTGKTDLQTCLIGSGFDADLVFVEQGLAPHHLRVTLLGKSIELEALAPGLSIEGNRNIAAGQSVVVPLPAVLLVGEMSIAWSVQDAEPPGSTGIPRLPIGVLAMVIISSLGIGALSGMFSYLGNASGSSPNSLRAEVASRTISHRADNELTGAAAKELQEEVDRAGLLDVKIGSAKGVVTAEGTVTSESVISWQKLQQSFDRRTKGTLTLVNGVLIKEEKAPSAIAVEAVWHGAQPYLVIDSEKYFVGAILADGWVVDRIEDSRVLLSRNGRIAALPY; encoded by the coding sequence GTGGATGACGCCGTTTCCCTCCGTTTCGAAGTGCTTTCGGGGCTCTATTGCGGACTGACCGGCAAGACGGATCTTCAAACGTGTTTAATCGGCAGCGGCTTCGATGCCGATTTGGTCTTTGTCGAGCAAGGACTGGCACCGCATCATCTTCGTGTAACTCTTCTTGGCAAGTCGATCGAACTCGAGGCGCTTGCACCCGGACTCAGTATCGAGGGCAACCGGAATATCGCCGCAGGCCAGTCCGTTGTTGTGCCCCTTCCTGCCGTCCTGCTCGTAGGCGAGATGTCCATTGCTTGGTCCGTGCAGGATGCAGAGCCGCCTGGTTCGACCGGCATACCGCGCCTACCGATCGGTGTGCTCGCCATGGTCATAATCAGCTCACTCGGGATCGGCGCGCTTTCGGGCATGTTCTCCTATCTTGGCAATGCAAGTGGATCGAGCCCCAATTCACTTCGGGCTGAAGTCGCGTCCAGAACGATCAGTCACCGCGCTGACAATGAACTTACGGGGGCAGCGGCCAAAGAGCTGCAGGAGGAAGTCGATCGAGCGGGTCTTCTCGACGTCAAGATTGGCTCCGCAAAGGGTGTTGTGACCGCCGAGGGCACCGTCACGTCTGAATCGGTCATCAGCTGGCAGAAGCTTCAGCAATCGTTCGATCGTCGCACCAAGGGTACTCTAACACTGGTGAACGGAGTGCTCATCAAAGAGGAGAAGGCGCCATCCGCAATCGCGGTCGAAGCTGTGTGGCATGGGGCCCAACCGTATCTTGTCATCGACAGCGAGAAGTATTTTGTCGGGGCCATTTTAGCTGATGGATGGGTAGTCGATCGTATTGAGGACAGCCGTGTGCTGCTGAGCAGGAATGGCCGCATTGCTGCTCTCCCATATTGA
- the sctV gene encoding type III secretion system export apparatus subunit SctV, with amino-acid sequence MANVLRDFIKRAPASPDLMVALMLLLAVAMMVMPIPVVVVDALIGFNMGLAILLMMVALYVSTPLDFSSLPGVILISTVFRLALTVATTRLILAEGEAGSIIHTFGDFVISGNIVVGFVIFLVVTMVQFMVLAKGAERVAEVAARFTLDALPGKQMAVDAELRNGHIDANESRRRRAELEKESQLYGAMDGAMKFVKGDSIAGLVVICINMLGGISIGLLSKGMSFGEVLHHYTLLTIGDALISQIPALLLSITAATIVTRVTGTARINLGTEMVSQLTASTRALRLAAGVLVVMGFVPGFPLPVFLMLAAVFAAVSIVKADVLGAGTADAKDGTAAEPKQAAPAKEFPIAFFLAPNLMQAIDQAELQKHIGRVSLLVTADLGIIVPRIPVLVDEQLPTSQFRIDVEGVPVEQDAIDPSQMTLRADVAHVDSSGIPLRREPKTDRLPVEHTPAQALTGAGTEHWAPGELLALRVHATLTRYAPRLVGIQETRHFLGRMEQEYSDLVKEVLRTTPIPRIADVLRRLLEEGIPIRHTRLVLEALAEWSEREQNVALLTEYVRSGLKRQICHRYANTEGIVSALVVERESEDVMRGAVRDSDAGPYLALEDRQSEAMLSQIRQVLSNTEPGQTRPILLTSMDVRRFVRGFLTRNGIDLAVLSYQDLASDFTIRPAGSVKLPHGSNSGLLE; translated from the coding sequence ATGGCCAACGTCCTGCGTGACTTCATCAAGCGTGCGCCGGCCAGCCCGGATTTAATGGTTGCGTTGATGCTGCTTCTGGCTGTCGCGATGATGGTCATGCCTATCCCGGTCGTGGTGGTCGACGCACTGATAGGATTCAATATGGGGTTGGCCATACTGCTGATGATGGTTGCCCTGTATGTCAGTACTCCACTTGATTTTTCCTCTTTGCCCGGCGTTATTTTGATTTCCACTGTATTCCGTCTCGCGCTGACGGTCGCAACGACGCGACTGATCCTGGCCGAGGGGGAGGCCGGCAGCATTATTCATACCTTTGGCGATTTCGTCATCTCAGGCAATATCGTGGTGGGTTTCGTCATATTTCTGGTCGTCACCATGGTGCAATTCATGGTCCTCGCGAAGGGTGCCGAACGGGTGGCAGAAGTGGCGGCGCGTTTCACGCTGGATGCTCTGCCGGGCAAGCAAATGGCGGTCGACGCAGAGCTACGCAACGGCCACATCGATGCCAACGAATCCCGCCGGCGGCGCGCCGAATTGGAGAAGGAAAGCCAACTATATGGCGCGATGGACGGCGCGATGAAATTTGTGAAGGGCGATTCCATCGCCGGGCTGGTGGTTATCTGCATCAACATGCTGGGTGGAATTTCGATCGGTCTGCTCTCCAAGGGCATGTCCTTCGGCGAGGTGCTGCATCACTATACTCTGCTGACGATAGGCGATGCATTGATATCGCAGATTCCGGCCCTTCTGCTCTCCATTACTGCGGCGACCATCGTCACCCGTGTGACTGGGACGGCGAGGATCAACCTCGGTACCGAAATGGTCAGTCAGCTCACGGCCAGTACTCGAGCCTTGCGGCTGGCGGCCGGCGTCCTGGTCGTGATGGGGTTCGTTCCTGGGTTTCCCCTCCCCGTCTTTCTGATGCTGGCCGCAGTGTTCGCTGCGGTAAGCATTGTCAAGGCTGATGTGCTGGGCGCCGGCACTGCCGATGCGAAAGATGGAACTGCAGCGGAGCCTAAGCAAGCCGCGCCTGCGAAGGAATTCCCGATCGCATTTTTTTTAGCGCCAAATCTTATGCAGGCGATCGATCAAGCCGAATTGCAAAAACATATTGGGCGCGTTTCGCTCCTGGTCACAGCCGATCTGGGCATTATCGTTCCCCGCATCCCTGTCTTGGTTGACGAGCAGCTGCCTACATCGCAATTCCGGATAGATGTCGAGGGCGTGCCAGTCGAACAGGACGCGATAGATCCAAGCCAGATGACGCTCCGAGCCGATGTAGCGCACGTCGACTCGAGCGGTATCCCCCTTAGGCGTGAGCCGAAAACGGACAGACTCCCGGTCGAACATACCCCTGCACAGGCCCTTACGGGCGCCGGCACGGAGCATTGGGCTCCCGGCGAACTCCTCGCCTTGCGCGTCCATGCAACGTTGACCCGCTACGCACCGCGATTGGTGGGCATCCAAGAGACCCGACATTTCCTGGGCCGAATGGAGCAGGAATATTCTGATCTTGTGAAAGAGGTGCTGCGCACGACGCCGATTCCTCGGATTGCCGATGTTCTGCGCCGCCTCCTGGAGGAAGGTATCCCAATCCGCCACACCCGTCTCGTGTTGGAGGCATTGGCCGAATGGAGCGAGCGTGAGCAAAACGTTGCCCTGCTGACGGAATATGTCCGTTCTGGTTTGAAGCGACAGATCTGCCACCGCTATGCCAACACCGAGGGCATCGTGTCCGCCCTGGTCGTCGAACGCGAGAGCGAGGATGTGATGCGTGGCGCGGTTCGAGATTCGGATGCAGGCCCCTATCTCGCACTGGAGGATCGGCAAAGCGAAGCGATGCTATCACAGATACGTCAGGTCCTTTCGAACACAGAACCGGGTCAAACCCGCCCTATTCTGTTGACGTCAATGGATGTCCGACGTTTCGTCCGCGGCTTTCTGACGCGAAACGGGATCGATCTCGCCGTGCTGTCTTATCAAGACCTCGCCTCCGACTTTACAATTCGCCCGGCAGGATCCGTCAAACTCCCGCACGGATCGAACAGCGGATTGTTAGAGTAG